From one Oceanimonas doudoroffii genomic stretch:
- a CDS encoding BCCT family transporter: protein MEHEHSVMVLGSALLVLSVVLFTSINPELANAIYNTAKGFIAEELAWYYIGLISFTLFFSIWIIFSRYGKIRLGKDSDRPEFSNFSWFAMLFGAGIGIGILFWSIAEPINHFQGNPFIAKSDNMTTAAAQVAMRISIFHWGLHGWGLFAVMGLILAYFSYRKGLPLSIRSSLYPVFGERIYGPIGHLADLLAVFGTVFGIATSLGLGAQQINAGLQYLTGIDVSSANQAVLIAIISIIATVSALTGVQKGIRILSELNMHLTVLILVLFIVFGPTAYLLGAFFTNMGDYLVHAVELGFWVNPNPEDPWQGWWTLFYWGWWIAWSPFVGIFIARISRGRTIREFVLGVLIAPTVLGAFWITMFGNTAIFMELFGNGGVVNAVNEDITMALFKTIEFLELGQALTLLLAVVCTIMLVTYFVTSADSATLVICTLVAMGQEHPPARYRVFWGAAIGGVSAVLLFAGGLTALQTASVVAALPFSGVIIMAIYGLCKALKAETDTQARPSDQAFQADTIKVPKGV, encoded by the coding sequence AAGGGCTTTATTGCCGAAGAGCTGGCCTGGTATTACATCGGCTTAATCAGCTTCACCTTGTTTTTCTCCATCTGGATCATCTTCAGCCGTTACGGAAAAATAAGGCTCGGTAAAGATAGCGACAGGCCGGAGTTCAGCAACTTTTCCTGGTTTGCCATGCTGTTTGGTGCCGGCATTGGTATCGGCATTTTGTTCTGGAGTATTGCCGAACCGATTAATCACTTTCAAGGCAATCCGTTTATTGCGAAAAGCGATAACATGACGACCGCCGCGGCCCAGGTTGCCATGCGTATCTCTATTTTTCACTGGGGCCTGCATGGCTGGGGATTGTTTGCGGTGATGGGGCTGATCCTGGCCTATTTCTCCTATCGCAAAGGGCTGCCGCTGTCTATCCGCTCCAGCCTTTATCCGGTATTTGGTGAACGCATCTATGGTCCCATTGGGCACCTGGCCGATCTGCTGGCCGTTTTCGGTACCGTATTTGGCATTGCCACCTCGCTGGGGCTGGGGGCACAGCAAATCAACGCGGGCTTGCAGTACCTGACCGGCATTGACGTATCAAGTGCCAACCAGGCGGTACTGATCGCCATTATTTCAATCATTGCCACCGTGTCGGCCCTTACCGGGGTTCAAAAAGGCATTCGTATTCTCAGCGAGCTGAATATGCACCTGACGGTACTGATCCTGGTGCTGTTTATTGTGTTCGGCCCAACCGCCTATCTGCTGGGCGCCTTTTTTACCAACATGGGCGACTACCTGGTGCACGCGGTGGAATTGGGGTTCTGGGTTAATCCGAACCCCGAGGATCCCTGGCAGGGCTGGTGGACCCTGTTTTACTGGGGCTGGTGGATTGCCTGGTCTCCCTTCGTTGGCATTTTCATTGCCCGCATCTCCAGGGGACGGACCATTCGGGAATTTGTGCTGGGCGTGTTGATTGCGCCCACCGTGCTCGGCGCCTTCTGGATCACCATGTTTGGCAACACCGCCATTTTTATGGAGCTGTTCGGTAATGGTGGTGTGGTGAACGCCGTCAACGAAGACATCACCATGGCCCTGTTCAAGACCATAGAGTTTCTGGAGCTGGGTCAGGCGCTGACGCTGCTGCTGGCGGTGGTCTGCACCATCATGCTGGTCACCTATTTCGTGACGTCTGCAGACTCGGCCACGCTGGTGATCTGCACCCTAGTAGCAATGGGGCAGGAACACCCGCCGGCCCGTTACCGCGTGTTCTGGGGGGCGGCCATTGGTGGCGTGTCTGCCGTGCTGCTGTTTGCCGGCGGGCTGACGGCACTGCAAACCGCCTCAGTGGTGGCCGCCCTGCCCTTTTCGGGCGTGATCATCATGGCCATCTATGGCTTGTGCAAGGCACTCAAGGCCGAAACCGACACGCAGGCCCGTCCATCGGATCAGGCATTCCAGGCCGACACCATAAAAGTGCCCAAGGGGGTTTGA
- a CDS encoding iron-containing alcohol dehydrogenase codes for MSTQVILPRIMQVGEGASHELPDVLNSLGCCRPLIITDKMMVELGYAGRIQASLSQQGIASHVFSDTVPEPTVGSIQAGVSEVQAGNYDCIIALGGGSPIDSAKAISILGKHGGHMRDYKFPRVVIEAGLPIIAVPTTAGTGSEVTRFTIITDEDTDEKMLCVGIGFMPVAALVDYTLTLSLPPRITADTGIDALTHAIEAYVSKKASPYSDSQALSAMRLLGPNLRRAYHNGNDKAAREAMMLGSTLAGVAFSNASVALVHGMSRPIGAAFHVPHGLSNAMLLPSVTRFSIPAAPARYAECARAMGVANVNDSDEHANNMLLQELYALNEELQVPTLAEYGIAQHAFFDLMPTMAEQALASGSPNNNPRVPGVDEIVEIYRQLW; via the coding sequence ATGTCAACACAGGTCATTCTTCCGCGCATCATGCAGGTTGGCGAAGGCGCCAGCCATGAGCTTCCCGATGTACTGAACAGCCTCGGCTGTTGCCGGCCCCTGATCATCACCGACAAAATGATGGTAGAGCTCGGCTATGCCGGCCGCATTCAGGCGTCGTTGTCCCAACAGGGCATCGCTTCTCATGTGTTTTCCGACACCGTGCCCGAGCCCACCGTCGGTTCGATTCAGGCCGGGGTCAGTGAGGTGCAGGCGGGCAATTATGATTGCATCATCGCCCTGGGCGGGGGCAGCCCCATCGACAGCGCCAAGGCCATTTCCATTCTGGGCAAGCACGGTGGCCACATGCGGGACTATAAATTCCCCCGGGTGGTCATTGAAGCCGGACTGCCGATCATCGCCGTGCCCACCACCGCCGGCACCGGCTCGGAAGTGACCCGCTTTACCATTATCACCGATGAAGACACCGACGAAAAAATGCTGTGCGTGGGCATTGGCTTTATGCCGGTCGCGGCCCTGGTGGATTACACCCTGACCCTGAGCCTGCCGCCGCGGATCACCGCCGATACCGGCATTGATGCCTTGACCCACGCCATTGAGGCTTACGTCAGCAAAAAGGCCAGCCCCTACAGCGACAGCCAGGCGCTGTCGGCCATGCGCCTGCTGGGCCCCAACCTGCGCCGGGCCTATCACAATGGCAATGACAAGGCGGCCCGCGAGGCGATGATGCTGGGCTCCACCCTGGCCGGCGTGGCCTTTTCCAATGCCTCGGTGGCCCTGGTTCATGGCATGAGCCGCCCCATTGGCGCCGCCTTTCATGTGCCCCACGGCCTGTCCAATGCCATGCTGCTGCCCAGCGTCACCCGGTTCTCAATTCCCGCCGCCCCGGCCCGTTATGCCGAGTGCGCCCGGGCCATGGGCGTGGCCAACGTCAACGACAGTGACGAGCATGCCAACAACATGTTGTTGCAGGAACTCTACGCCCTGAATGAAGAGCTGCAGGTGCCGACGCTGGCCGAGTATGGCATTGCACAGCACGCCTTTTTTGACCTCATGCCCACCATGGCCGAGCAGGCGCTGGCATCCGGCTCACCCAACAACAACCCAAGGGTGCCGGGCGTTGACGAGATCGTCGAGATCTACCGCCAGCTCTGGTAG
- a CDS encoding CoA-acylating methylmalonate-semialdehyde dehydrogenase: MTTIGHLINGQLVTENTRSQNVFNPATGEIGKQLDLASTKTVEQAISAAQHAFPTWRNTPPLKRARVMFRFKELLEQHADEICRLIGEEHGKIAHDAMGELQRGIENVEYACGAPELLKGEHSRNVGPGIDSWSEFQPMGVVAGITPFNFPVMVPLWMFPMAIVCGNCFVLKPSERDPSSTLYIAQLLQEAGLPDGVMNVVNGDKEAVDALLHDDRVKAVSFVGSTPIAEYIYRTASANGKRCQALGGAKNHAIVMPDADMDNAVNQLLGAAFGSSGERCMALSVAVAVGDAAGDALVSKMTQAMQKLKVGPSTDSGNDFGPVITRQHQEKVIGYINSAEQQGATIVVDGRQPKVPNHENGFFVGGTLIDHVTPEMTSYQEEIFGPVLQVVRVATMQDAMDLIDAHEYGNGTCIFTRDGEAARYFSDNIQVGMVGINIPLPVPVAYHSFGGWKRSLFGDLHAYGPDAVRFYTKRKTVTQRWPSAGVREGAEFSMPTMK; encoded by the coding sequence ATGACCACCATAGGACATCTCATCAACGGCCAGCTGGTCACCGAAAACACACGCAGCCAGAACGTATTCAATCCCGCCACCGGGGAGATCGGCAAGCAGCTTGATCTCGCCTCCACCAAAACGGTAGAGCAGGCCATCTCTGCGGCACAACACGCCTTTCCCACCTGGCGCAATACACCACCGCTGAAGCGGGCGCGGGTCATGTTCCGCTTCAAGGAGTTGCTGGAGCAGCACGCCGATGAGATCTGCAGGTTGATCGGCGAGGAGCATGGCAAGATTGCCCATGACGCCATGGGTGAGCTGCAGCGGGGCATAGAAAACGTGGAATACGCCTGTGGCGCCCCCGAGCTGCTCAAGGGTGAGCACAGCAGGAATGTGGGCCCCGGCATCGACTCCTGGAGCGAGTTTCAGCCCATGGGCGTGGTGGCGGGCATTACGCCGTTCAACTTTCCGGTGATGGTGCCGTTGTGGATGTTTCCCATGGCCATCGTGTGCGGCAACTGTTTCGTGCTCAAGCCGTCCGAACGGGATCCGTCATCCACCCTGTATATTGCCCAGCTGCTGCAGGAAGCCGGCCTGCCCGACGGCGTGATGAACGTGGTCAACGGCGACAAGGAGGCCGTCGACGCCCTGCTGCACGACGACCGGGTCAAGGCGGTCAGCTTTGTCGGATCCACCCCCATCGCCGAGTACATCTACCGTACCGCCAGCGCCAACGGCAAGCGCTGCCAGGCCCTGGGTGGCGCCAAGAATCACGCCATTGTGATGCCGGATGCCGACATGGACAACGCGGTCAATCAGCTGCTGGGGGCGGCCTTTGGCTCTTCCGGCGAACGCTGTATGGCCTTGTCGGTAGCGGTGGCCGTGGGCGATGCCGCCGGAGACGCGCTGGTGAGCAAAATGACGCAAGCCATGCAAAAGCTCAAGGTGGGCCCCAGCACCGACAGCGGTAATGACTTCGGGCCGGTGATCACCCGCCAGCACCAGGAAAAGGTGATCGGCTACATCAACAGCGCCGAACAACAGGGGGCCACCATCGTCGTGGACGGACGCCAGCCGAAGGTGCCCAACCATGAAAATGGCTTTTTCGTGGGCGGCACCCTGATCGATCACGTCACCCCCGAGATGACCAGCTACCAGGAAGAGATTTTCGGGCCTGTACTGCAGGTGGTACGGGTCGCCACCATGCAGGATGCCATGGATTTGATCGATGCCCATGAATACGGCAATGGCACCTGCATATTTACCCGCGACGGCGAGGCGGCCCGCTACTTCTCCGATAACATTCAGGTGGGCATGGTGGGCATCAATATTCCCCTGCCGGTACCGGTGGCCTATCACAGCTTTGGCGGCTGGAAGCGCTCCCTGTTCGGTGATTTGCATGCCTATGGTCCCGATGCCGTTCGCTTTTATACCAAACGCAAAACGGTCACTCAGCGCTGGCCGTCCGCAGGCGTACGTGAAGGGGCCGAGTTCTCCATGCCGACCATGAAGTAA
- the gcvA gene encoding transcriptional regulator GcvA — protein sequence MKKRLPPLNWLRSFEAAARHLSFTHAASELNLTQAAVSQQVKGLESQLGTSLFKRLPRGLELTDAGLAYLPAIHEAIQRLSVATDEIFGQGRTHQLTLRVNLVFLTSWLAPRLARFRARHPEIGLRFTSNIWVGETDKEADMEIRYGKGTWPGLTSDRLTQDELFPVCSPSLVEGASSLASLEALARYPLLHVIGYEEGWGYWLNQTGHGHVDTPNGLQFDTLISAMEMAAQGLGFALGRSSLVEGMIASGRLIAPFSQKVKTSEAFHLVYPMDQYIHPHAEIFRSWILEEAADHEREHPSPTATPA from the coding sequence ATGAAGAAACGGCTTCCGCCACTCAACTGGCTTCGCTCCTTTGAAGCCGCCGCCCGCCACCTGAGTTTCACCCATGCCGCCAGTGAACTGAATCTGACCCAGGCCGCGGTCAGTCAGCAGGTCAAGGGCCTGGAGTCCCAACTGGGTACCTCCCTGTTTAAACGCCTGCCCCGAGGCCTGGAGCTGACGGATGCCGGACTGGCCTATTTACCGGCCATTCATGAGGCCATTCAACGGCTTTCCGTGGCCACCGATGAAATTTTTGGCCAGGGCCGCACCCATCAGCTAACGCTCAGGGTGAATCTGGTGTTTCTGACCTCCTGGCTGGCACCTCGCCTTGCCCGCTTCAGGGCGCGCCACCCCGAGATAGGACTGCGCTTCACCAGTAACATCTGGGTAGGGGAAACGGACAAGGAAGCGGACATGGAAATCCGCTATGGAAAAGGCACCTGGCCCGGCCTGACGTCTGACCGGCTGACGCAAGACGAATTGTTTCCGGTCTGCAGCCCGAGCCTGGTGGAGGGAGCCTCGTCCCTGGCGTCCCTTGAGGCGCTGGCGCGCTACCCGCTACTGCATGTTATCGGTTATGAAGAAGGCTGGGGCTACTGGCTGAATCAGACCGGCCATGGCCACGTGGACACTCCCAACGGGCTGCAGTTCGACACCCTGATTTCGGCCATGGAAATGGCCGCCCAGGGGCTGGGATTTGCCCTGGGCAGAAGCTCGCTGGTGGAAGGCATGATAGCCAGTGGCCGGCTGATTGCTCCCTTCAGCCAAAAGGTAAAAACCTCGGAGGCCTTTCACCTGGTTTACCCCATGGATCAGTATATTCACCCCCATGCCGAGATCTTCCGCTCATGGATACTGGAAGAAGCCGCAGACCATGAACGGGAGCACCCGTCGCCCACCGCCACCCCGGCTTGA